One genomic region from bacterium CG_4_10_14_0_2_um_filter_33_32 encodes:
- a CDS encoding DNA polymerase I produces MKKEKLLIIDANALIHRAFHALPPLTLKTGEMISAVYGFSVILLKAINELKPEHVAVAFDTPEPTFRHKEYKEYKATRQKAADELVEQFPKVKEVINSMNIPIFEKPGYEADDIIGTIAKKAKEEGVQAIVVTGDLDEVQLVSDNTVVYTMRKGFTDTVIYDKKMVAEKFGGLTPKQVVDYKALRGDPSDNIPGVPGIGEKTAIYLIKKFGDIENLYKKINNDDPEIKDVRIKTLQQLQENEEKARMSKKLAEIVTNIPIEFDLKKTELVNYKREEALKIFNKFEFKTLLPKLPKSLNNDEKKSVDFKVNIIREKSELIKLINNIKKQTEIVVDTETDKLDSIDGKLIGISISFDQNEGFYIPINENNTDFLGELKTVLEEKNIGKIGHNLKYDLNILKNYNINLSPFIFDTMIGYYLLHPGDRKFNLDDLAFLELHYEKISIEDLIGKGKNQKNLSEVPEKKVATYSCEDSVITFRLYQKIKPLLKAENLLSLFMDIELPLVSILAEMEKNGVKIDVNFLKKMSKELEKRIINLKNEIHKLSGYDFNINSPQQLKEILFEKLDLAENPIVRKELKKVKSGGFSTAAPVLEKLKNAHPVINILLEYRELVKLKNTYIDTLPNLIHPKTGRVHTSFNQTITSTGRLSSSNPNLQNIPIRTEIGREIRKAFIANEGFKLISADYSQIELRIIAHLSGDKKMIDAFQKHEDIHARTAADVNDIPLNDVTYEMRRAAKAVNFGIVYGISGHGLSEQLGWTREEAQDYINKYYLKHPGILEYINNTTDEARKKGFIETLLKRKRYIPEINSSNFQIRSAAERMAINFPAQGTAADFIKIAMIEIEKRLPELSQKSKMILQVHDELVFEIPDNEIEPVASFLEKIMEGVYPKLEVPIRVDISYGKNWKDMQNIIKGDKNKTKGFQH; encoded by the coding sequence ATGAAAAAAGAAAAGCTATTAATTATTGATGCTAATGCCCTAATACACAGGGCATTTCACGCTTTACCTCCCCTAACTTTAAAAACAGGAGAAATGATTAGTGCTGTTTACGGATTTTCTGTAATTCTTTTGAAAGCGATTAACGAATTAAAACCGGAACATGTAGCTGTTGCCTTTGATACCCCAGAACCAACCTTTAGACATAAAGAATACAAAGAATATAAGGCAACAAGACAAAAAGCTGCCGATGAACTTGTTGAACAATTTCCAAAAGTAAAAGAAGTTATTAATAGTATGAATATCCCAATATTCGAAAAACCGGGCTACGAAGCCGATGATATCATAGGCACCATCGCAAAAAAAGCTAAAGAAGAAGGTGTCCAAGCGATAGTTGTCACTGGAGATCTAGACGAAGTTCAGCTAGTTTCAGATAATACAGTTGTTTATACCATGCGGAAAGGTTTCACTGATACTGTTATATACGATAAAAAAATGGTTGCTGAAAAATTTGGAGGATTAACTCCGAAACAAGTAGTAGATTACAAGGCTTTAAGAGGAGACCCATCAGATAACATTCCCGGTGTGCCAGGAATTGGTGAAAAAACAGCAATTTATCTTATAAAAAAATTTGGCGATATTGAAAATCTATATAAAAAAATAAACAACGATGATCCTGAGATTAAAGATGTAAGAATTAAAACGCTTCAACAGCTGCAGGAAAACGAAGAAAAAGCAAGAATGAGTAAAAAACTGGCAGAAATAGTCACTAATATACCAATTGAATTTGATTTAAAGAAAACTGAACTAGTAAATTATAAGCGCGAAGAAGCATTAAAAATATTCAATAAATTTGAGTTCAAAACTCTTTTGCCTAAGCTACCCAAATCATTGAATAATGATGAAAAGAAAAGCGTAGACTTTAAAGTAAACATAATAAGAGAAAAATCAGAACTCATCAAACTTATTAATAATATTAAAAAACAAACCGAAATAGTGGTAGACACAGAGACAGATAAACTGGATTCGATAGACGGTAAGCTTATAGGAATATCAATAAGTTTTGACCAAAATGAAGGTTTTTACATACCTATAAATGAAAATAATACGGATTTTTTAGGCGAGCTAAAAACCGTACTCGAAGAAAAAAACATCGGCAAAATAGGACATAACCTTAAATACGATTTAAATATTCTTAAAAATTATAATATTAATTTGTCCCCTTTCATTTTCGATACTATGATTGGTTATTACTTGCTCCATCCAGGCGATAGAAAATTTAATTTAGATGATCTTGCATTTCTTGAACTTCATTATGAAAAAATATCTATAGAAGATTTAATCGGCAAAGGTAAAAATCAAAAAAATTTAAGCGAGGTGCCAGAAAAAAAAGTAGCCACTTATTCTTGTGAAGATTCTGTAATAACTTTCAGGCTATATCAAAAAATTAAACCACTATTAAAAGCGGAAAATCTCTTAAGCCTCTTCATGGATATTGAGCTACCCTTAGTATCGATTCTAGCTGAAATGGAAAAAAACGGCGTAAAAATAGATGTTAATTTCCTTAAAAAAATGTCGAAGGAATTAGAAAAAAGGATAATCAATTTAAAAAATGAAATACATAAATTATCAGGATATGATTTTAATATTAACTCGCCCCAACAACTCAAAGAAATCCTTTTTGAAAAATTAGATCTAGCGGAAAATCCGATCGTTAGAAAAGAATTAAAAAAAGTTAAGTCCGGGGGATTTTCAACTGCAGCACCTGTTTTAGAAAAGTTAAAAAATGCACACCCTGTAATAAATATTCTTCTAGAATATAGAGAATTAGTAAAACTTAAAAATACCTATATTGATACACTCCCCAATCTTATTCATCCAAAAACAGGAAGGGTTCATACAAGTTTTAATCAAACAATAACATCAACTGGGAGACTTTCTTCATCAAACCCTAATCTACAAAACATACCCATAAGAACAGAAATAGGAAGAGAAATAAGAAAGGCCTTTATAGCTAACGAAGGGTTTAAGCTTATCTCTGCTGATTATTCCCAAATTGAACTTAGGATAATCGCTCATTTGTCTGGTGATAAAAAAATGATTGATGCATTTCAAAAACACGAAGATATTCATGCCAGAACTGCTGCGGATGTCAATGATATACCACTCAATGACGTAACCTATGAAATGCGGAGAGCCGCAAAGGCAGTAAACTTTGGTATAGTATATGGTATAAGCGGACATGGGTTATCTGAACAGTTAGGGTGGACAAGAGAAGAAGCCCAAGATTACATTAATAAATACTATCTAAAACATCCGGGCATCTTAGAATATATAAACAACACTACAGATGAAGCAAGAAAAAAAGGCTTCATAGAAACATTACTTAAAAGAAAAAGATATATACCAGAAATAAATTCCTCTAATTTTCAAATCCGATCAGCGGCTGAGCGTATGGCTATTAATTTCCCTGCGCAAGGAACAGCTGCGGATTTCATTAAAATAGCAATGATAGAAATTGAAAAAAGGTTGCCAGAACTGTCACAAAAATCTAAAATGATTCTACAGGTCCATGATGAATTGGTGTTTGAAATACCTGATAATGAAATAGAACCC
- the tsaD gene encoding tRNA (adenosine(37)-N6)-threonylcarbamoyltransferase complex transferase subunit TsaD, whose product MRILGIETSCDDTSSAVIEAQKEKIKSLSSIVSSQNKLHEIYGGIVPEVASRAHIETIIPAIKESLKRSKSSLKNIDLISVTRGPGLVGSLLIGINTAKTISFVNNLPIVCVNHLEGHIYANFVDQKERIEFPLIVLIVSGGHTMLVYMKDHLKYKILGQTKDDAAGEAFDKVARALGLGYPGGAIIEKISKEGDPEKFKFPKAEMESKIIRLESGYLKKLPPNLDFSFSGLKTAVINEVRKHKTKNKSFIADIVASFQKTSVDILVAKTIWAAERKKVKTVLISGGVAANAILRKELQKKCQIQGFNFFAPPKNLCTDNAAMIAAAGYFKYKNKGPDLLEKIKVNPNLKLGK is encoded by the coding sequence ATGAGAATATTAGGAATTGAAACAAGTTGTGATGATACTTCAAGCGCTGTCATTGAGGCTCAAAAAGAGAAGATAAAATCTTTATCTAGCATTGTTTCTTCACAAAATAAGCTTCATGAGATATATGGTGGTATAGTTCCAGAAGTGGCCTCTCGCGCCCATATAGAGACTATTATTCCAGCCATTAAAGAATCGTTAAAAAGATCCAAGTCTTCTTTGAAGAATATAGATTTGATCTCGGTAACCCGTGGTCCTGGTTTGGTTGGATCTTTATTAATTGGCATAAATACTGCAAAGACGATATCCTTTGTTAATAATTTGCCAATAGTATGCGTAAATCATCTAGAAGGGCATATCTATGCTAATTTTGTTGACCAAAAAGAGAGAATAGAGTTTCCGTTGATTGTACTTATAGTATCCGGCGGTCATACAATGTTGGTTTATATGAAAGACCATTTGAAATATAAGATATTAGGACAAACTAAAGATGATGCTGCAGGGGAAGCTTTTGATAAAGTTGCCAGGGCATTGGGCTTGGGTTATCCTGGGGGGGCAATAATAGAGAAAATATCGAAAGAAGGTGATCCTGAAAAATTTAAGTTTCCAAAAGCAGAAATGGAAAGCAAAATCATTAGATTAGAAAGCGGCTATCTTAAAAAATTGCCACCTAATTTAGATTTTAGTTTTTCTGGCTTGAAAACAGCGGTTATAAATGAAGTTAGGAAACATAAAACAAAGAATAAAAGTTTTATTGCAGATATTGTTGCAAGTTTTCAGAAAACATCTGTTGATATTTTAGTAGCAAAAACAATTTGGGCAGCAGAAAGAAAAAAGGTAAAAACGGTTTTAATATCCGGAGGAGTTGCGGCCAATGCTATATTAAGAAAAGAATTGCAAAAAAAGTGTCAAATTCAAGGTTTTAATTTTTTTGCGCCTCCTAAAAATCTTTGTACTGATAATGCGGCAATGATTGCGGCTGCCGGATATTTCAAATATAAAAATAAAGGTCCCGATCTATTAGAAAAAATAAAAGTTAATCCAAATTTAAAGCTCGGTAAATAA